From the genome of Streptomyces sp. V2I9:
CGCCCCCCTGCTCTACGGCGTCTCCCTGAGCCGGGTCACCGACCCGCTGCCGCAGGCCATCGCGCTGACCGCCATCGTCATCACCCTGGCCACCACCGCGTTCCTGCTGGCCATGGCCTACCGCAGCCACCAGATCACCGGCACCGACGAGGTGCACGACGACCTGGAGGACCGGCGCATCGTGCTGCGCGCCGAAGTGCTCGGCGAACGGGCCCAGTTGCGTGAGGAGTTCCGCTCGGGCGCCGAGCCCACCGCGGAGGAGCGCGACCGCTACCGAGAGGAGCGCCGCCGGCTCCGCGACCGGCTCCGCGCCGACCGGGCCCGCCAGGCCCGCGGCCGCGACGCCTCCGGAAACCTCTGGAACGACGTCCTGGGCGCGGACCCGGAGGACTACGCACGCGACGGCGACGCCAAGGCGGACGACCGCTACCCCCGCGACCGAGGAGTTGACGGATGAACGCGCTCGTTCCGCTGCCGGTGCTGCTGCCGCTGTGCGCCACCGGCCTCAGCCTCGCCTTCGGTGTCCGGCTGGCGCGCTTCCAGCGCTTC
Proteins encoded in this window:
- a CDS encoding Na(+)/H(+) antiporter subunit C, which produces MIVSASLVATAVVLCAVGGILMLTRPLTRILLGAVIVGNGINLLVLSSTGRAGAAPLLYGVSLSRVTDPLPQAIALTAIVITLATTAFLLAMAYRSHQITGTDEVHDDLEDRRIVLRAEVLGERAQLREEFRSGAEPTAEERDRYREERRRLRDRLRADRARQARGRDASGNLWNDVLGADPEDYARDGDAKADDRYPRDRGVDG